Proteins found in one Triticum urartu cultivar G1812 chromosome 4, Tu2.1, whole genome shotgun sequence genomic segment:
- the LOC125553777 gene encoding lecithin-cholesterol acyltransferase-like 1, with translation MVMAIPLLLAQLLLAVALAAVQAAPRLHPVVLVPGYATNELDARLTELYRPSSPCCGARKGEGWFRLYLNYSALQDPANVPCFAEQMRSVYDPAADDYSNVAGVETRVPFFGSTQAFRYPDPDRKNFSYMSTFIERLEKMGYRDGETMFGAPYDFRYAAAPVGRPSRVGDAFFWALKSLVERASGLNGGRPVVIVTHSFGGLLAHQFLVRQPLAWRRRFVGRFVPIAAPWGGLVRGMQTLVSGNNLGLPFIDPRALLRQGRSQQSSLWRLPSPAAFGAATPLVTTKSRNYSAGDMADYLVAIGFGEAVGPYESRVLPLFGRELPHPGVPVTSVVGVGVGTPERIVFPGDDFDVTPFVVAGDGDGVVNLVSAVAVETSWSHGGEDFRMVKVSNMSHNALLVDDRALEIIIREIQRAD, from the exons ATGGTCATGGCGATCCCGTTGCTTCTTGCCCAGTTACTACTGGCAGTGGCACTAGCAGCGGTGCAAGCGGCGCCGCGCTTGCACCCCGTCGTCCTGGTGCCGGGCTACGCCACCAACGAGCTGGACGCGCGGCTCACCGAGCTCTACCGGCCGTCGTCGCCGTGCTGCGGGGCGCGCAAGGGGGAGGGGTGGTTCCGCCTCTACCTCAACTACTCCGCCCTCCAGGACCCCGCCAACGTGCCGTGCTTCGCGGAGCAGATGCGCTCCGTGTACGACCCCGCCGCTGACGACTACTCCAACGTCGCCGGCGTGGAGACGCGCGTCCCCTTCTTCGGCTCCACCCAAGCCTTCCGCTACCCCGATCCTGACCGCAA GAATTTCTCCTACATGAGCACGTTTATCGAGCGGTTGGAGAAGATGGGGTACCGCGACGGCGAGACCATGTTCGGCGCGCCCTACGACTTCCGGTACGCCGCCGCACCGGTGGGGCGCCCGTCCAGGGTCGGCGACGCCTTCTTCTGGGCGCTCAAGAGCCTAGTCGAGAGGGCGAGCGGGCTCAATGGCGGCAGGCCGGTGGTGATCGTCACCCACAGTTTCGGCGGCCTGCTGGCGCACCAGTTCCTCGTCCGCCAGCCGCTGGCCTGGCGCCGACGGTTCGTGGGGCGCTTCGTTCCCATCGCCGCCCCGTGGGGCGGCCTCGTCAGGGGAATGCAGACGCTGGTCTCCGGGAACAACCTGGGCCTGCCGTTCATAGACCCGCGCGCGCTGCTGCGGCAGGGCAGGAGCCAGCAGAGCAGCCTGTGGAGACTGCCCAGCCCGGCTGCCTTCGGGGCCGCGACGCCATTGGTGACCACCAAGAGCAGGAACTACTCGGCCGGCGACATGGCGGACTACCTTGTCGCCATTGGGTTCGGCGAGGCCGTCGGGCCGTACGAGTCCCGCGTGCTGCCGCTGTTCGGCAGGGAGCTGCCGCATCCTGgggtgccggtgacctctgtcgtCGGGGTCGGGGTGGGGACGCCGGAAAGGATAGTGTTCCCCGGGGATGACTTCGACGTGACGCCGTTTGTGGTCGCCGGGGACGGCGACGGGGTGGTGAACCTGGTGAGCGCCGTGGCGGTGGAGACGTCGTGGAGCCATGGTGGTGAGGATTTTAGGATGGTCAAGGTGTCCAACATGTCCCATAATGCCCTTCTGGTGGATGATCGAGCGCTCGAGATCATAATCCGAGAGATTCAACGGGCTGATTAG